The genomic segment TCTGTTTTCTGGAGGGGAAACGCCTGCGCCTGTTTATGCCCGAGGTCTCCTATCAAAAGACCGATGCCCAGCCTGGAGCAGTTTTGCGTGCTGGCAGGGATGGTTTATTGATTGCTACCGGAAAAAATTGTCTGCTGGTTAAAGAGATCCAACCAGAGGGTAAAAAACGTATGACAGTCGAGGCCTTTTTATGCGGGGCAAAAATAGGGGCTGAAACAGTCCTGAAAACCACTTGATACCTTATGTCTCGAATTTGTTATCTTGATTGTTTTTCAGGGGTCAGTGGCGATATGTTGCTTGGCGCCTTTCTGGATGCAGGGGTTGAGGTCGCGGCCCTGGAGGCAGGTCTGGCAGCCCTTCACCTTGATGATCTGATCTTAAGGACAAAGAGGGTGGAGGATTGCGGTCTGTCTGCCATTAAGGTTGATGTGGATTCTTCTCGCCGTCAGAACCTACGTACTTTGCCGGATCTGCTTCGCATTCTGCAAGAGAGCGATCTGAGCTCGCTGGTACAGGAGCGCGCCGCTTTAGTCTTTACCGCCATAGCTTCAGCAGAGGCTAAAGTACATGGGACAAGCCTTGAGCAGGTGCATTTTCATGAAATAGGTGCTCTGGATACCATTGCCGATGTAGTGGGTGTTGTTCTCTGTCTGGAACTTCTGCAGATTGATCAGCTTGTCTGTTCACCTCTGCCCCAACCGCGGGGTTTTATTGACTGTGCCCATGGCAGAATTCCACTGCCTGCACCGGCAGTTTGTGAGATTTTGCGTGGGGTGCCATCCTATGGAGTTGCTCTGGAGCAGGAGTTGGTGACGCCGACGGGTGCGGCTTTGGTTAAGGCTCTTGTCGGTGCTTTTGGTCAGTTTCCCCCCATGCAGCAACTGGCAGTCGGGTACGGGGCGGGGAGTCAAAGACTTGCCAATGGTCAGCCTAATCTGCTGCGGATTTTTGTGGGAACCCCTGATGATGTCCTTGAGGAACAGCAGGTGGAGGTGATTGAGACCAATCTTGATGACTGGAATCCTGAATCTTATCCCTATCTCTGTGAGCGTTTATTTGAACATGGTGCCCTTGACGTGAGTCTTGCCCCTATTCAGATGAAAAAGGGGCGTCCTGGATTTTGTCTTCAGGTTATTGCCGGGCGGGAAGATAGTGCTCAACTTAAAGATATTGTCCTGCTGGAGACAACGGCCCTGGGGCTTCGTTTTCGTTTTGAATATCGCCGCACCCTGCCACGCCGAGAGCTGCATATCGAGAGTCCTTGGGGGACGATGCGGGTAAAAGAGGTTCAGCGGGGGGGCAGGCGAGTTATTATACCGGAGTATGAAGAGTGCAGACGCGTTGCAGGGGAGTATGACCTGCCACTACAAGAGGTCTATGGCAGGATCCAAGGATTGAATTTTTATGAATAAGCTTATTATGATTTTGGCAACGGGATTCTATTCAGGTCTCTTACCCAAGGCTCCGGGCACCTGGGGTTCTCTGGTGGCGATACTGCTTTGGTTACCGCTTAGGGGACTGAGCTTACCGCACTATTTGCTTATGCTCTTGCTCGTCTTTATCCTGGGCTTTTTGGTGGCCGGTACAGCCGAAAAATTGATGAATCGTCCAGATGCTGGTGCCATTGTCATCGATGAGATCCTAGGGATGTTTATCACCCTTATGTTTGCTCCAAATCACCCTATGGCCTGGTTCATAGGTTTTATCTTTTTTCGTATTTTTGATATTTGGAAACCCGCTCCGGTTTCGTGGTTTGATCAGCATATGCACGGAGGGCTTGGCATTATGCTTGATGACGTGATGGCAGGTATCTATGCCCTTGCCTCTTTACAGCTCTTTTGGTTTTTCTTTGGGGATTTTCTGATTTAGTTGTGTCTGGTAATCTCTGCTGTGGCTTCGGTGAAATTTGGAATCGTTGTCTTCTCTGAAAGGATTATTGTTTCCAGGCTAGTCTCTGTTGATGCCTTGCTTGGGCCGCCGCCTATAAGGGTGCCGATAAGCAGGGCACAAAATACAAGAGAGATGTAGATGATAAACATTAAATTACCTGGATCTGTGGTTATCCCTGAACGTGCTGTTTTTTCGCTTCTCATAATCTATTCTCTTTTTTGTTGTTAATTATATTAAACTACCCACTATTATATAGAAAACATCTTTGTGACATAGAGATGATGAAAAAATGACAGATTATGACAGTTTGTCAAGAAAAGCCGGAAAAAATTTGTCTGCTTACGGTCAATAGGTCATAGTTGAGGGATGAGGATGGGATATAAGATAGTATTGGTGGAAGATGATGATGTCCTTCGGGCAAATTATAGTCAGGCCCTGGAGCGGGAAGGTTATGTTGTCAGCTGTTATGCCTCTCGCTTAGAGGCAGAGCGTGCTTTTGTGGAAGAATTACCGGATCTTGCCGTCTTGGATATTATGCTTGGCGAAGAGATGGAGGGCGGGTTTGAGGTGTGCCGTCATCTGCGCCAACTCTCTCCCACCATTCCCATAATATTTCTTACCGCCCGCAATTCTGACCTGGATAGGGTCTCGGGCCTGCGTCTTGGTGCCTGGGATTATCTGACCAAGGATACAACGACCCTGGATTTTTTACCGGTGAGGATATCGACTCTCTTTAAGGTTATTGAATCGTTGCAAAGACCAAAGGATGATCTTGGTGTTGAGGTGCATAGTGGCTCATTGCGAATGAACGAGGATCGCAAACAGGTCTTTTGGCAGGGTCAGCAGGTAAATTTAACCCTGACTGAATTTTGGCTTCTCTATAGTCTTGCCCGCCGGCCCGGGCATGTGAAATCCCATGATCAGCTTATGGGGGCTGCCAATATTATTGTGACGAATAATGCCATAGCTGCTCATATTCGACGTATACGTGATAAGTTCCGTGAGCTTGATGATGCCTTTGATGCTATTCGTACGGAGTATGGTATGGGGTATCGCTGGGTGTTAGATGATATTTCCAGGTAAAGGAGGAGAGATGATGGTGACTGCTATTATTTTGCTCAGAGTAGAGCGGACAAAGGTTAATGATGTTGCAGAGAAACTTGCGGATACAGAGGGGGTATCTGAGGTCTATTCGGTGAGTGGCAGGTATGATCTTATTGTCATTGTCCGGGTGGCGAGCAATGATGATCTTGCCGATCTGGTAACAGAGAAGATGAATCCCATAAAAGAGATAACCGATTCAGAGACCATGCTTGCCTTTAAGGCCTTTTCGCCCCACGATCTTGAAGCAATGTTTTCCGTTGGTATGTAGAATTCCGAGAGCGTATTATGCGAATTTCCCTGCGTTTGAAGTTGACCCTCACCTCTCTCCTCCTCTTGCTGATTCCACTTTCTGGTCTGCGTTTCAGCGATATGATCCAGGAAGATCTGTTGATAACTCGCAAGGAGACAATGCTTTTTTCTGCCCGGGCCGTTGCCTCTACCCTAACGGGACGTTCTGGACTTTTTGCTCGTGAGCAGTTTCTCTCTCTTAATCCCGGCACAGACCTCTATCTCTATCCGCTTACCGGCCCCATTCGTATTAATGGCCTGCAGGATGATTGGCAGGAGCAACCCGGCAGTTTCCAGCTCTTTGGTAAAGAGCATTTGAGGTCAGCGACTGACTCCTCGTCTGCCTTTTATTTTCGTCATCGCTCAGGTATTTGGCAGGATTACCTCTATGCCTTTTTTGAGGTGCATGATGCCACCGTTGTTTATCGCCCCCCTCAATCTCTAC from the Desulfotalea psychrophila LSv54 genome contains:
- a CDS encoding phosphatidylglycerophosphatase A family protein — its product is MNKLIMILATGFYSGLLPKAPGTWGSLVAILLWLPLRGLSLPHYLLMLLLVFILGFLVAGTAEKLMNRPDAGAIVIDEILGMFITLMFAPNHPMAWFIGFIFFRIFDIWKPAPVSWFDQHMHGGLGIMLDDVMAGIYALASLQLFWFFFGDFLI
- a CDS encoding response regulator is translated as MRMGYKIVLVEDDDVLRANYSQALEREGYVVSCYASRLEAERAFVEELPDLAVLDIMLGEEMEGGFEVCRHLRQLSPTIPIIFLTARNSDLDRVSGLRLGAWDYLTKDTTTLDFLPVRISTLFKVIESLQRPKDDLGVEVHSGSLRMNEDRKQVFWQGQQVNLTLTEFWLLYSLARRPGHVKSHDQLMGAANIIVTNNAIAAHIRRIRDKFRELDDAFDAIRTEYGMGYRWVLDDISR
- the larC gene encoding nickel pincer cofactor biosynthesis protein LarC, with amino-acid sequence MSRICYLDCFSGVSGDMLLGAFLDAGVEVAALEAGLAALHLDDLILRTKRVEDCGLSAIKVDVDSSRRQNLRTLPDLLRILQESDLSSLVQERAALVFTAIASAEAKVHGTSLEQVHFHEIGALDTIADVVGVVLCLELLQIDQLVCSPLPQPRGFIDCAHGRIPLPAPAVCEILRGVPSYGVALEQELVTPTGAALVKALVGAFGQFPPMQQLAVGYGAGSQRLANGQPNLLRIFVGTPDDVLEEQQVEVIETNLDDWNPESYPYLCERLFEHGALDVSLAPIQMKKGRPGFCLQVIAGREDSAQLKDIVLLETTALGLRFRFEYRRTLPRRELHIESPWGTMRVKEVQRGGRRVIIPEYEECRRVAGEYDLPLQEVYGRIQGLNFYE
- a CDS encoding Lrp/AsnC family transcriptional regulator, yielding MVTAIILLRVERTKVNDVAEKLADTEGVSEVYSVSGRYDLIVIVRVASNDDLADLVTEKMNPIKEITDSETMLAFKAFSPHDLEAMFSVGM